The proteins below are encoded in one region of Clostridium fermenticellae:
- a CDS encoding type I restriction-modification system subunit M has translation MSITNVVKSVQDIMRQDAGVDGDAQRISQLVWMIFLKVFDAKEEEWELEYDDYTPTIPEELRWSNWAQDDEGITGDELLDFVNNKLFKGLKEMEVDENSDAKALLVKSVFEDSYNYMKSGALMRQVINKLNEIDFIAGEDRHLFNDIYENILKDLQSAGNAGEFYTPRPVTQFIIDMLSPKLSEKVADFACGTGGFLTCAIESLKKQETKVEDLKILGETIMGVEKKPFPHMLATTNLILHDIDVPNIKHDNSLMKNVRDLKPSEYVDVIAMNPPFGGIEEDMVLTNFPQQFQTKETADLFMTLIMYRLSAKGRAGVVLPDGFLFGEGVKTHIKEKLLNEFNLHTIVRMPNGVFAPYTGINTNLLFFEKGKPTEEVWFFEHPLPEGYKNYTKTKPIRYEEFELEKKWWNNREENEYAWKVSVEDIKNRNYNLDYKNPNKEEEDLGDPKALLKKYHEATAAVDKLQDSLIDELKKILEGTSK, from the coding sequence ATGTCAATAACAAATGTAGTAAAATCAGTACAAGATATAATGCGCCAGGATGCAGGGGTAGATGGAGATGCTCAAAGAATATCTCAACTAGTTTGGATGATATTTTTAAAGGTATTTGATGCAAAAGAAGAGGAATGGGAATTAGAGTACGATGATTATACACCTACTATCCCGGAAGAATTAAGATGGAGCAACTGGGCTCAAGATGATGAAGGAATTACAGGTGATGAGCTTTTAGACTTTGTAAACAATAAACTATTCAAAGGTTTAAAGGAAATGGAAGTAGATGAGAATAGTGATGCTAAAGCTCTATTAGTTAAATCTGTATTTGAAGATTCCTATAATTACATGAAGTCAGGAGCTTTAATGAGACAGGTAATAAATAAACTAAATGAAATAGATTTTATAGCAGGTGAAGATAGACATTTATTTAATGATATATATGAAAATATATTAAAAGATCTTCAAAGTGCAGGCAATGCAGGAGAATTCTATACACCAAGACCTGTTACACAATTTATAATAGATATGCTAAGTCCAAAGCTTAGTGAAAAAGTAGCCGACTTTGCTTGTGGTACTGGTGGTTTTTTAACCTGTGCCATAGAAAGCTTAAAAAAACAAGAAACCAAAGTTGAAGATTTAAAAATATTAGGTGAAACCATAATGGGTGTAGAAAAGAAGCCATTTCCTCACATGCTTGCTACAACTAACTTGATACTTCATGATATTGATGTGCCAAACATAAAACATGATAATTCTTTAATGAAGAATGTAAGAGATTTAAAGCCTTCAGAATATGTTGATGTAATAGCAATGAATCCTCCTTTTGGCGGAATTGAAGAAGATATGGTATTAACTAATTTTCCTCAGCAATTTCAAACAAAAGAAACAGCAGATTTATTTATGACTCTTATAATGTATAGATTAAGTGCAAAAGGAAGAGCGGGAGTAGTACTTCCAGATGGATTCCTATTTGGTGAAGGTGTAAAGACACATATAAAAGAAAAACTTTTAAATGAATTTAATCTTCATACTATAGTAAGAATGCCTAATGGAGTATTTGCACCATATACGGGAATAAATACAAATCTTTTATTTTTTGAAAAAGGTAAGCCAACAGAAGAAGTTTGGTTCTTTGAACATCCACTTCCTGAAGGATATAAAAATTATACTAAAACCAAACCAATAAGATACGAAGAATTTGAACTGGAGAAAAAGTGGTGGAATAACAGAGAAGAAAATGAGTATGCTTGGAAGGTTTCAGTAGAGGATATCAAAAATAGAAATTACAATTTAGATTATAAAAATCCTAATAAGGAAGAAGAAGATTTAGGAGATCCAAAGGCATTATTAAAAAAGTATCATGAAGCTACTGCTGCTGTAGATAAATTGCAGGATTCTTTGATAGATGAATTAAAGAAGATTTTAGAAGGGACATCAAAATAG
- a CDS encoding restriction endonuclease subunit S — protein sequence MNMLLEQFKTIFDRPEKVKKLRNLILQLAVRGKLVEQDENDEPASVLLERIKEEKDKLIKEGKIKKSKPLPEISEDEKPYELPEGWEWVRLGCIYNIVRGSSPRPKGDPKYFTNERTKYHWVTIKDITNSCVNERLVSTIEYLTYEGSLKSRLVEHDEIIIAVSGSVGKSAIMGISGYIYDGLAALKHIINNKVLRDYIYIYLKCWKDNINNMSEGTSFPNINTDKLNRLLISLPPLNEQKRIVEKVDSLMAFCDELEKELQRKVKYSSLSLKSVFNSIDSCSSLEELEETLRFIIDNFKELTLGDDGVKELKNAIFELAVQGRLVPQNSKDEPASVLLEKIKEEKEKLIREGKIKKEKALPEISEDEKPYELPSGWEWVRIGEYCLINPRNSIDDNELVSFVPMKLIENGFNNKHTSETRLWREIKNGFTHFAENDVVVAKITPCFENRKSAIMKNLVNNIGAGTTELYVIRSIKNLILPEYILCICKTEEFIKGGIETYTGTAGQQRVKKDYITRFVIGVPPLNEQNRIVQKVDSLMTLCDELENKIEKSKKYSEKLMEALLKNEFM from the coding sequence ATGAACATGTTATTAGAACAATTTAAAACAATATTTGATAGACCAGAAAAAGTTAAGAAGTTAAGAAATTTAATACTACAGTTAGCAGTAAGGGGAAAATTAGTAGAGCAGGATGAAAATGATGAGCCAGCCAGTGTGCTCTTGGAGAGAATAAAAGAAGAAAAAGATAAGCTCATTAAAGAAGGAAAGATAAAAAAGTCAAAACCATTGCCAGAGATAAGTGAGGATGAAAAACCTTATGAATTGCCTGAAGGATGGGAATGGGTAAGATTAGGATGTATATATAATATAGTAAGAGGATCATCACCAAGACCAAAAGGAGATCCTAAATATTTTACTAATGAAAGAACAAAGTATCATTGGGTTACAATAAAGGATATTACTAATTCATGTGTTAATGAAAGACTTGTAAGTACAATTGAGTATTTAACATATGAAGGTAGTTTAAAGAGTAGATTAGTTGAACATGATGAGATTATAATAGCTGTAAGTGGTAGCGTAGGTAAGTCAGCAATAATGGGGATTAGTGGATATATATATGATGGGTTAGCAGCTTTGAAACATATTATTAATAATAAAGTATTAAGAGATTATATATATATTTATTTAAAATGTTGGAAAGATAATATAAATAACATGTCAGAAGGAACATCATTTCCTAATATTAATACGGATAAATTAAATCGACTTTTGATTTCGCTACCACCTTTAAATGAACAAAAACGTATAGTAGAAAAGGTAGATTCATTAATGGCATTTTGTGATGAATTAGAAAAAGAACTACAAAGAAAGGTTAAATATAGTTCTTTAAGTTTAAAGTCTGTATTTAATAGCATTGATAGCTGCAGTTCTTTAGAAGAGTTAGAAGAAACACTGAGATTTATTATAGATAACTTTAAAGAGTTAACATTAGGTGATGATGGAGTTAAAGAATTAAAAAATGCAATATTTGAATTAGCAGTACAAGGAAGGCTTGTTCCTCAAAATTCAAAGGATGAGCCAGCAAGTGTGCTTTTGGAAAAGATAAAAGAAGAAAAAGAAAAGCTTATTAGGGAAGGAAAGATAAAAAAGGAAAAGGCACTGCCAGAGATAAGTGAGGATGAAAAGCCTTATGAATTGCCTAGTGGATGGGAATGGGTAAGGATAGGAGAATATTGTTTAATAAATCCAAGAAATTCAATTGATGATAATGAACTAGTATCATTTGTGCCAATGAAGTTAATAGAGAATGGCTTCAACAATAAACATACATCAGAGACAAGGTTGTGGAGAGAAATAAAAAATGGATTTACACATTTTGCCGAAAATGATGTTGTTGTAGCTAAAATTACTCCATGTTTCGAAAATAGAAAATCTGCTATTATGAAAAATTTAGTTAATAATATAGGAGCAGGGACAACAGAACTATATGTTATTAGAAGCATTAAAAATTTAATACTTCCAGAATATATATTATGTATATGCAAAACGGAAGAATTTATCAAGGGTGGTATAGAAACGTATACTGGAACTGCTGGTCAGCAAAGGGTAAAAAAGGATTATATAACTAGGTTTGTTATAGGAGTTCCACCACTAAATGAACAAAACCGTATAGTACAAAAAGTAGATTCATTAATGACATTATGTGATGAATTAGAAAATAAAATAGAAAAATCTAAAAAGTACAGCGAAAAATTAATGGAAGCTTTACTTAAGAATGAATTTATGTAA
- a CDS encoding helix-turn-helix domain-containing protein yields MINILEKYTEKQLRSYIYDNRYKIGANLLQFIKDNGYTKSSLSKLTGISRPTIDKLIKGEIDNNTNLKKHVDKIITTFNIKLEELVDYKHTESDNNREVVASNNAPEEYELSDKAKRMFGFLDDIIDLYEVYSDR; encoded by the coding sequence ATGATTAATATATTAGAGAAATATACTGAAAAGCAATTGAGATCATATATTTATGACAATAGATATAAAATAGGTGCTAATCTTCTTCAATTTATTAAAGATAATGGATATACTAAATCATCGCTTTCAAAATTAACAGGTATATCAAGACCAACTATTGATAAATTAATTAAAGGTGAAATAGATAATAATACAAATCTCAAAAAACATGTGGATAAGATTATTACAACCTTTAATATAAAGCTTGAAGAATTAGTAGATTATAAGCATACAGAGTCAGACAATAACCGTGAAGTTGTAGCATCTAATAATGCACCGGAAGAATATGAACTAAGTGATAAGGCTAAAAGAATGTTTGGCTTTTTAGACGATATAATAGATCTTTATGAAGTCTATAGTGATAGGTAG
- a CDS encoding ImmA/IrrE family metallo-endopeptidase — MSQYITSQNLNEVIEANKKIKNEIENFKNNFFINYNKAGIVGPDRLAFDVLKKNYNLIQLPIEDEYWGGAIFIRNNLKIPVINSAQPRVYQFFVAWHEVYHLLYDPSIIKGQHNIQAEEMELNERRADYFAAKMLLGDVYRYYYSLEDADFINKIAKCMDVFKSPYKAILIQLYEDAVLFNNVGLKKLIVENFDKKPENLIELFEKLELDTDLVKPSNIISFGGLDKKIKLLSEKETDVDYHKDNLKFLNKLKDLVKGELINGSNSGRKTN, encoded by the coding sequence ATGTCTCAATATATAACATCTCAGAATTTAAATGAAGTGATAGAAGCAAATAAAAAAATAAAAAATGAAATTGAGAATTTTAAAAATAATTTCTTTATTAATTATAACAAAGCTGGAATAGTGGGTCCTGATAGACTAGCATTTGATGTTCTTAAGAAAAATTATAATTTAATACAGCTGCCAATAGAGGATGAGTATTGGGGAGGAGCTATATTTATTAGGAATAATTTAAAAATACCTGTTATTAATTCAGCGCAACCCAGAGTTTATCAATTTTTTGTTGCCTGGCATGAAGTATATCATTTGCTTTATGATCCTTCTATTATTAAAGGACAGCATAACATACAGGCAGAAGAAATGGAATTAAATGAGAGAAGAGCGGATTACTTTGCTGCAAAGATGTTATTAGGTGATGTCTATAGATATTATTATTCATTAGAAGATGCTGATTTTATAAATAAAATTGCAAAGTGTATGGATGTATTTAAATCACCCTATAAGGCTATATTAATTCAATTATATGAAGATGCTGTACTGTTCAACAATGTTGGATTAAAGAAGTTAATAGTTGAGAATTTTGATAAAAAGCCAGAAAATTTAATTGAATTATTTGAAAAACTAGAATTAGATACTGATTTAGTTAAACCATCTAATATAATAAGTTTTGGTGGATTGGATAAAAAAATAAAGCTGCTGTCAGAAAAAGAAACGGATGTTGATTATCATAAAGATAATTTGAAATTTTTAAATAAACTCAAGGATTTAGTGAAGGGAGAACTCATAAATGGAAGTAATTCAGGTAGAAAAACTAATTGA
- a CDS encoding helix-turn-helix domain-containing protein, with the protein MLSTNEIIGRNILKILNEKDIKQTQLAEKLNVSKQTLNKIIHGRRNISISEIKAICDALSVPMEKLTDEDILNEEQMEPIKLFMREVNRKEAKCGLMHAQNIMDMILFHSEIQEKEGILQEEWDD; encoded by the coding sequence ATGTTAAGCACAAATGAAATAATAGGAAGAAATATTTTAAAAATTTTAAATGAAAAAGATATAAAACAAACTCAATTAGCGGAAAAATTAAATGTTTCAAAACAAACTTTAAATAAGATAATTCATGGAAGAAGGAATATTTCAATAAGTGAAATAAAAGCGATATGTGATGCTTTATCTGTACCTATGGAAAAACTTACAGATGAAGATATCTTAAATGAAGAGCAAATGGAGCCTATAAAGCTTTTTATGAGAGAAGTTAATAGAAAAGAAGCTAAATGCGGACTAATGCATGCACAGAATATTATGGATATGATTCTCTTTCATAGTGAAATTCAAGAGAAAGAGGGAATACTTCAGGAAGAGTGGGATGATTAA
- the hepT gene encoding type VII toxin-antitoxin system HepT family RNase toxin: MARNRWGRPETNKESFKILAEHDIIEEKYVNSYFAMAKFRNRIVHMYFDVSDEMIYEITQNNLEDFEAFIKNIVKNISV, from the coding sequence ATAGCCAGAAACAGATGGGGAAGACCAGAAACTAATAAGGAAAGTTTTAAAATACTTGCAGAACATGATATTATTGAAGAAAAATATGTAAATAGTTACTTTGCTATGGCTAAATTTAGAAATAGAATTGTTCATATGTATTTTGATGTTAGTGATGAAATGATTTATGAAATAACACAAAATAATTTAGAAGACTTTGAGGCTTTTATCAAGAATATTGTGAAAAATATTAGTGTATAA
- the mntA gene encoding type VII toxin-antitoxin system MntA family adenylyltransferase antitoxin has protein sequence MLNIENLKKYFSEQPNILGVWIIGSYGTEYQREDSDIDFAILYDKDINDLEEMKFACDITEILKIENIDTINLKKAPITLQFKTIKEGRNLYEADYIKICDYVEYIINNYEDKKYYLDQFDKDYFASF, from the coding sequence GTGCTAAACATAGAAAACTTAAAAAAGTATTTTAGTGAACAACCTAACATTTTAGGTGTATGGATAATAGGTTCCTATGGGACCGAATATCAGAGAGAGGACAGCGATATTGATTTTGCTATACTTTATGATAAAGATATAAATGATTTAGAAGAAATGAAGTTCGCGTGTGATATTACAGAAATACTTAAGATAGAAAACATTGATACTATAAATTTAAAAAAGGCACCAATCACACTTCAATTTAAGACAATAAAAGAAGGTAGAAATTTATATGAAGCAGATTATATTAAAATTTGTGACTATGTGGAGTATATAATAAATAATTATGAGGATAAAAAATACTATTTGGATCAATTTGATAAGGACTATTTTGCAAGTTTTTAA
- a CDS encoding four-helix bundle copper-binding protein, giving the protein MNTATMSINKYQQCIDECNKCAQKCYECFKACLNEPDVQNRKNCISVLIECAQMCQMSASLMSMDSCSVKEHCRICANICDKCAQECGMFKEQHCQICMQECKKCADECRNMVTCN; this is encoded by the coding sequence ATGAATACAGCAACTATGTCTATAAATAAATATCAGCAGTGTATTGATGAATGTAATAAATGCGCTCAAAAATGTTATGAATGTTTTAAAGCATGTTTAAATGAACCTGATGTTCAAAATAGGAAAAATTGCATAAGTGTGCTTATCGAATGTGCACAGATGTGCCAGATGTCAGCATCACTTATGTCTATGGATAGTTGTTCAGTAAAGGAGCATTGTAGGATTTGTGCTAATATTTGTGATAAATGTGCACAAGAGTGTGGAATGTTTAAAGAGCAACATTGCCAGATATGTATGCAGGAATGCAAAAAATGCGCAGATGAATGTAGAAATATGGTTACATGTAATTAA
- a CDS encoding molecular chaperone Hsp90 translates to MDKKVLDYVTQKTHELMSVPSCCSEAKAAAKAWLDAVGTEKEAVETKKYIDELEADIVPIDSLISLVESDNGIKFLGADAAKSMAVHAKKIKSAGAKYCDCPACTAAAAILEKKDMLLK, encoded by the coding sequence ATGGATAAAAAAGTATTAGACTATGTTACTCAAAAAACACATGAATTAATGAGTGTACCATCATGCTGCAGTGAGGCAAAAGCAGCGGCAAAAGCTTGGTTGGATGCTGTTGGAACTGAAAAGGAAGCTGTAGAAACGAAAAAATATATTGATGAACTGGAAGCAGATATTGTACCAATAGATAGTTTAATTAGTCTTGTAGAATCTGATAACGGAATTAAGTTTTTAGGAGCAGATGCTGCTAAGAGTATGGCAGTACATGCAAAGAAAATCAAGTCTGCTGGAGCGAAATATTGTGATTGTCCAGCATGTACAGCCGCAGCGGCAATTCTAGAAAAAAAGGATATGCTTCTTAAATAA
- a CDS encoding zinc ribbon-containing protein, producing the protein MYSTGDKPGKGHYKCTNCGEIIYLDQDTDTLPPCPKCRMSTFTKVD; encoded by the coding sequence ATGTATTCAACCGGCGATAAACCTGGTAAGGGCCATTACAAGTGTACTAATTGTGGCGAAATAATTTACTTAGATCAGGATACAGATACTTTACCACCATGTCCTAAATGTAGAATGAGTACATTCACAAAGGTTGACTAG
- a CDS encoding glycosyltransferase family 8 protein encodes MNILVTLNSNYLKPLKVMLKSLFINNPKERFYIYMIHSDMKETELSDISMLVQKDGNKFYAIRVRNEYFKDSPLTMHYTKEMYYRLLAFKFLPKDVDKILYLDPDILVINSIKKLYDTDISEYLYAAAYHDIPTVKEINRLRLKPYEVERYYNSGVLLMNISLQRELVKEEEILNFVQNNKNKLILPDQDIINALYAKYIKQINGIIYNYDPRYYKYNKIISKGNIDMDYVINNTSIIHFCGKRKPWQKSYTGEFYSLYKHYEKVAES; translated from the coding sequence ATGAATATTCTTGTTACTTTAAATTCAAATTATTTAAAACCATTGAAAGTTATGCTCAAATCGCTGTTCATTAATAACCCAAAAGAACGCTTTTATATTTATATGATACATTCAGATATGAAAGAAACTGAACTTTCTGATATAAGTATGTTAGTACAAAAAGATGGAAATAAATTTTATGCGATAAGAGTAAGAAATGAATATTTTAAAGATTCACCTTTAACTATGCATTATACAAAAGAGATGTATTATAGATTATTAGCATTTAAATTTTTGCCTAAGGACGTTGATAAAATATTATATCTTGACCCAGACATACTTGTTATAAATTCCATAAAAAAATTATATGATACTGATATTTCTGAATACCTTTATGCAGCAGCGTATCATGATATACCTACGGTAAAAGAAATTAACAGGTTAAGATTAAAACCATATGAGGTTGAAAGATATTATAATTCAGGAGTTCTTTTGATGAATATTAGCCTGCAGAGAGAGTTAGTAAAGGAAGAAGAAATTCTGAATTTTGTTCAGAATAATAAGAATAAATTGATTTTACCGGATCAGGATATAATTAACGCATTATATGCTAAGTATATAAAGCAAATTAATGGAATAATTTATAATTATGATCCACGATACTACAAATATAATAAAATTATAAGTAAAGGCAATATTGATATGGATTATGTTATCAATAATACTTCTATAATTCATTTTTGTGGAAAGAGAAAGCCCTGGCAAAAAAGTTATACGGGAGAATTCTATTCTTTATATAAGCATTATGAAAAAGTCGCTGAATCATAA